The Zingiber officinale cultivar Zhangliang chromosome 2A, Zo_v1.1, whole genome shotgun sequence genomic sequence ATTTTATCTTTTGCTGCCAATGAACAAAAGTTATGAAATCCCGACAAGTTGACACAATTGGTACCTACATGAGTGTTTGttctaataaatttttgagttaaatTCTCAACTTGTATAAAATATCTCATTAGGTGTCTAACCTTCCTATGCAAAGGGTAGCTACGTTAGGATAAAatatcatccgtgatttacctactTATATCTTACTGTGAGAGTAATGATTCTAGACCTCTACATAGATAGTCGAGTTAATACTCAGATAGGAGTGACATAGTTTAATTCCTAACATGTTCGAGTTATCTTGTACTCCCTGTTAAAAAAAGCTACTATGCTATAGTTGAATAAATCTTCAAAATTTATCCCTTCTAGAATATATGAGGTTATACTAGAGGGATAGTTAAAGTGATCAACTTCATTTTTACCACCAATAAACAAAGGTTATACAGAATTATATTCATAAATAATGTTCACTAATAAAATTTGTGAATTATATTTATCACTAAAATTTTCAACAATATAGTAAATAAATAAACAACCTGATAaggaaaatttcaaattaaacaaacctatttaataaccaattaaatgtaatttaaattctgaaatttttaaataatcaaataagtttgaaccagCGTTCAGACAAGTTTGAACCTCATAAAATTTGATTCTACTTGACTAGTTTATCGCCCTAAtgttaattgaaaaaaaaaaaatctacaactTCAGAGTAAAATCGttttaacttatcaaaattacagcaatattatattaaaataagaaaCAGTCTAATCCTCCCTCAAGGATAACTTAATCCTTGTTCTCTCGTCGCTGCTTCAATCCACTGATCAAAGAATAATAAATAGCAGCAAAGGATTCTCGAGTTTATCATCACACAAGAACAACCTATTCTTTTCTCTACAAGAAAAAAAAGTAGTGATCTATATAGAAGAGAAAATTCCACTTAAATATTGGACAAAACTTGTTAAAACACAAATAGAATACCAACATGATTGTTCGTTCTAAGAGCAAACCTCAAGACTGAAACCTCAACTCTCTTCCTATCACAATCGACAtcataaaacaacaataataccCTTTCAAACACACACACACGAGCAATGAACACAAGCCAAAGGATTAAACAACACAATGAATGGTATCAGAATGAGAAGGTTGGCTATCATGTAGACAGATTACTTACACCATTCAAACTCAACAAGGAGTTTAGATCATGGCAATCTAGGTGGATATGAATCTCCAGGAGCTGCTGCTCCTTCTGGAACCATATGTGTGGCGCTGGCTGTCTGATACTGTCGGGGCAATGCTGATTGTGGAGCGGCCTGAGAGTAGTAGATTGGTTGGTAGCCAGAGGCGACATCGTAGCCATAATTCGCCGTTGCGGCAGGTGGCTGAGTCAGTTGAGAGTGCTGCATGACATGAAACCCTGCTCCTGGATAAGGGTGGGCTTGGTTGGCAGTGACATGGAGCAATTGCTGTTGCAATGCAGAGTGTGCGGTTGCAGGGGCAGTTGCTGCTGTCCTATAGAAACTCGCTAGCACTTCGGGAGGCTTCGCCGGAGCCCCCTGAGCTCCGGCTGTTGGCTTCACGGAAGATGGTAATGGTGTTGGGTCAGCCAAATTGGGGTGAACTGCTGGCACATTGTAAGGCGAATTGGGATGAACCGGCATGAAGATGTAGGGAAACTGGGGGTCGAATGGGGGAGCTTGCGGCGTTTGCTGCACAGGAGGACCCATCAGAGAGTAGTAGGGTGGCATTGGGAGAACCGGAGCAGCTGCGTGAATGTAATGCTGATTTGGTGGTATGAACTGCTGTTGTTGGTGGTGAAGTTGAAGACGGGATTTCTGTTGTTGCAGCTGCTCCTGCTGCATCGACGGCACAAGATAGCTAGGATCAGAAGCTACCTTTGGATCGGAGATTGGATTTGAATACATTGACCTGGAAGAAGGAATCGAATTAAATTCCACTCAATTTTAGTGAATCAACTAGTTGATGCGAGCAAGATGATACCTTGGCGCAGGATCAGTGATGATGGCGTCGTTCTGAGTAGGCTTTGGAGGCTGATGCGGCTTTCGGAATCCGCCGTGGTCAGATTTGTCGTCGTCGGAGAAGTCTCGGTGCAGGTTTTCAGTTGGGGAGATGATGAGCGAAGCAGCAGAGGCTGTCGGGAGAGGAATGGGTGGAAGGTGGTGATGGTAGGCGGCGAAGTTTGCATCTTTGAAACCCTCGTCGGCCCTTTGGCTGGTGGCGGAGTCGGGAGAAGGGATCGTGCGGGAGAAGTGGTCGTCGTGCCCCGCAACGCGTTGATCGGCGGTCCGATCAATGGTAGGAACCGGAATGGGCGGAAGATTGGAGAGAGGCGGAGCGGACGAGGTGGATCCGAAGGAAGAAGCCTTGTCGAGCATCGGTGAGCCGGGGACGGAAAGGACTTCCTGGCCGTGACGCACAAGCTTCCCGGCGGATTCGGGGCGAGGGAGGGCCGGCGGTCGGCCGACTGCGCCGCGCGAGTGAGAGGGATCATCGTCGAGGCTGACGAGGCAGTTGACGGAGGCGGATTCGACGGAACCGCGAGGGATGTCGTCGATGCCCAAGCCGCTAATCGCGCTGTTGAGGGCGTCAACGAACCAGGTCTCCGACTTTGACTCGTCGATCAGCGAGCCGATCGCCGACGAACTCCCCGAATCCGGCTTCGAGGGGAAGAGAAACAGGCGAAGCCGGCCGGAACGCGTCGAACCGCCGCCGGCCCTAGCGGCGGCGGGGGAGGCGGAGATGCGATCGAGCTCGTCTATCATGTTCTCCAGGTCCTCGTCGGTGGAGACAGAGATGAGCGAGTCGAGATCCTCGTTCGGGAGCTGATACTTAAGCGAAAAGGAGCCGCCGCCGAGGAGATCGCGGGAGAGCTTGGCGGAGAGGTCAGCGAGGGAGCCGCTACGGTCGATGGCGACCATCCGCGTCTCGCCGCCGAGGTAGCAGAGGTACTTGTCAGTAGGTCGTGGGAGTATGCGGCCGCCGTAGCTGCACATGACGCGGAGCCGCGGCGACGGCGCCGCGAGGGCGGAGTAGGGCTCGTCCCACGACTCGCCGCCGCGGGAGCGAGGGGAGGACTCGGTGGAGTCCGCGTAGCCGGTGACGACCGCCAGCGCCGATTCCATGATCGGAGTTGCAGGGAAGGGGATTCTCCTGGCTTCGTTCGACGGAATCGGATTGGGGGGATTTTACAGAAAGGGAAGAAGGGTTT encodes the following:
- the LOC122041333 gene encoding leucine-rich repeat extensin-like protein 5, with translation MESALAVVTGYADSTESSPRSRGGESWDEPYSALAAPSPRLRVMCSYGGRILPRPTDKYLCYLGGETRMVAIDRSGSLADLSAKLSRDLLGGGSFSLKYQLPNEDLDSLISVSTDEDLENMIDELDRISASPAAARAGGGSTRSGRLRLFLFPSKPDSGSSSAIGSLIDESKSETWFVDALNSAISGLGIDDIPRGSVESASVNCLVSLDDDPSHSRGAVGRPPALPRPESAGKLVRHGQEVLSVPGSPMLDKASSFGSTSSAPPLSNLPPIPVPTIDRTADQRVAGHDDHFSRTIPSPDSATSQRADEGFKDANFAAYHHHLPPIPLPTASAASLIISPTENLHRDFSDDDKSDHGGFRKPHQPPKPTQNDAIITDPAPRSMYSNPISDPKVASDPSYLVPSMQQEQLQQQKSRLQLHHQQQQFIPPNQHYIHAAAPVLPMPPYYSLMGPPVQQTPQAPPFDPQFPYIFMPVHPNSPYNVPAVHPNLADPTPLPSSVKPTAGAQGAPAKPPEVLASFYRTAATAPATAHSALQQQLLHVTANQAHPYPGAGFHVMQHSQLTQPPAATANYGYDVASGYQPIYYSQAAPQSALPRQYQTASATHMVPEGAAAPGDSYPPRLP